From the Primulina huaijiensis isolate GDHJ02 unplaced genomic scaffold, ASM1229523v2 scaffold207800, whole genome shotgun sequence genome, the window CACAAATTCTAATCGAGTAGTTTACCTATTTCTTTTCCGATTAGCCGTTTATTTGATTTCACTAAAGTTTAAAATTaactttatatttttagttatttaattaattggatggATAAAGGCATGAAGCAATGCAAGTTTAGTTTATTTAGTGTTTGAAATCAGATCATATAGAAAATAAACATTATATTCGAAATTCGATACTAGCAGATGGATAGATAGCTATCTGAACTTCGATTGTCTTTCTATTGTATATTAGTCAGGAAATGTTGGCATGCTGGAGTTCATTGGAGGTCACAGACGATTGCAAGTGTATGTTGTGAGGGGACATTtcatcaaaaaagaaaataatcagGAGATAGACGATGATGCATATGTTTTCTGTAGACTAGAGATAACGGGGCAACCttgaatttttgtttaaaattgtaGTTTTATGCATTACCAATTAACACAAGTATCATGAGTTTGCAAAAGCATGTGACAATATCTAAAAGAAGTGGTGTTTTTTCAAGCAACCTTCCTAGTCAGCTGATCCTTCGACGTGCTCTCGAATATCTTATCAGCATTTCCTACCTCAAATCCATCTCGTCTGTGGAACTCTTCGACCTATATAACCAAGAGTGAAGATTGTATAAGAACAACCGAATGAAAATTTTCTGTTCAAATGATGAAAAAAAATCACTGGCAAGAATTCGGAAAAGACGTGAACATTAAATATTAGTGTTCGACTTTTCTCTGATCGGTGTGCAAGTAGTTAGCCATTTGATAAGAAGAAAAAACATGAAGAACCAAACCCCATTCGACTAAAGGGGATACAAACCTTATTTTCAGGTAAATCTTTGAATTGAGGAAGCACAAGTCGTTCAGCAAACTCGATGTACGAGCATGGCACAGATTCCATGATTCCATCGGAAAACTGGAAGGGAGATGAATCTGCTACGGTTGAACTTTGCAACAACAGACCATCTGGGCTTACTGATATGCAAAACATTATGCAACAGATTATCTATTCATCTTTGGGAAAATTAACATTATAACCACACTGTAATGAACATATTGGAATCAAGGTCGTAATACAAAATCTACTATCtgtttattttgattaatattaACATAGGGAGAGggccaaaaaaattataaatgggATGATCCCATgcttttgtaaaaatattttcgttaATCCTATTAAACGTTGGAATCTCAATGGAAAATGTAGGTTCCCAAAATTCCAGAGTTTCAAAATCTTTGCAAATTGACTGTCATACAGGATAAATATCAACTCCTCATTTTATCAATGATGGCTCTCAGCAAGTTCCATGACAAGGAAAAATGGATAAAATTAAAGTAGCATGCGGATTTCTGCCTTTCGATAATATTGCTTATCAGAGTTTTAACTTAGCCACCCACAAATGCATTCCAAAACAATTgctgaaaaacaaaaattaaaatttgtattGAACACAAGCATTATGATTTCTGATGCAATTTAAAAGAAAGCAATTGTCTCGTGCGAACATGAGCCTGAGTGACAACCAAGATAAAAAGAATCCTACATTTCAACAACTAAATAGCAGAATAGTTTTCACCCACCTTTTAGGACGCCTCCTTCGGAGTTCAACTTAAAACCATTCTCTTCAATAAATTGATTGAGACTTCCAATAGTTCGTAAATGAGATTTCAGCTGGTGGGTAGATATAGTGACATGATTTAACGTATAACCATTGACAAGAGTCCAGGCAGCATATTCACTCTCCctttaaattcacaaaattatcAAGTTAGGTTGCCAGGCCAAAGATTCGgtcatatttgaaatataacaaAACCGAATAAGTTGTGATATGAAAAGCAGAAAACCAATGCTTGCTCAACTGCATGCACATAATAACGAGCAACCAGGGGCGGAACTAAAGCGGATCGGAGGTAAGTAATTGCTTCTCATCAGACTAAAAGAGCTATAAAATTTTATGAGGCATCCTCTTTTTGTCTCATCTACCCCTCCCACAATTTTCAGCTCACCCCTAAAGGCAACTTAAACCTCTTACCTCTTATTGATATAAATACATGTTCTGGTCCTCATCTCAACACGGAAAAAACGTaaattcagtaaaataaaattcGATTTCAACATGTAGTCTCAAGTAAATGAAATTATACCTCGCCAAGAGTTGGAATTCAGGATATGAGGGCTTATTCCACGTCAAAGATCCCAGTGCACTGGCCAAAGCTGCATGAGAGACTCCATTTCCCGACGATTCAGTATACTTtctgattattttctatagcaAGAGCCAAGAAGcaaaaaatgtgaatatatatTAACTTTACAGTAAGTATTCACAACGGTAACAACTGCGACGTAACTGCAATGAAAGCAAGAAACAGCAGCAGCATCATGACACTACCAAGTTAAATAGCCGAAGTATAATTTCATACATAATTTTATCATTCAGTACAACAAAATTTAGAGCAATTCAACATGTAAAGAAATAAACTTCATACAAACCTGAGTTTCTGGACTCATTTGAtcaaccaaaagctctgatataAATATC encodes:
- the LOC140966723 gene encoding 2-oxoadipate dioxygenase/decarboxylase, chloroplastic/amyloplastic-like, whose protein sequence is MATMLRLPTSIKSSPLFPSLSSSSSIFLCKPTRITGNFISFGRTHNFSTIVASLNDHHGIQDSPFRGGESFFRNVLAAMETVYLSKNPTAKAILELVRSVEDDRICYDHLAFRTFGVNNHGIDSMAKFFSEFGYVQREELRFPAKKLKAFWFSPPNNIHSSAGTGVYGPLPRIFISELLVDQMSPETQKIIRKYTESSGNGVSHAALASALGSLTWNKPSYPEFQLLARESEYAAWTLVNGYTLNHVTISTHQLKSHLRTIGSLNQFIEENGFKLNSEGGVLKVSPDGLLLQSSTVADSSPFQFSDGIMESVPCSYIEFAERLVLPQFKDLPENKVEEFHRRDGFEVGNADKIFESTSKDQLTRKVA